From Vreelandella neptunia, the proteins below share one genomic window:
- the moaC gene encoding cyclic pyranopterin monophosphate synthase MoaC produces the protein MHLTHLNTRGEANMVDVGDKQETRREAVASGRIIMQPETLKLLSDGELPKGDVLATARIAGIQAAKRTHELIPLCHSLALSKVSVEFDIDVAESCVHVTSLCRLNGRTGVEMEALTAVSVACLTLYDMCKAVDKGMRIEAIQLDSKQGGLRGDYQRMSAQAPIVTGDGVAGEVSLGERCPSPCVRVKFLAELRERVGESEAVVSLDQLASRDISGLKAALAEQDSRFKQLTDQRTLCAINQVMANDEALVTDDDEVAFFPPVTGG, from the coding sequence ATGCATCTGACCCACCTTAATACCCGTGGCGAAGCCAATATGGTGGACGTCGGCGATAAGCAGGAAACCCGCCGCGAAGCAGTCGCCTCGGGGCGCATTATCATGCAGCCTGAAACGCTGAAATTGCTTAGCGATGGTGAACTGCCCAAGGGCGATGTACTTGCTACCGCGCGGATTGCCGGTATCCAGGCTGCCAAGCGCACCCATGAGCTGATTCCGCTTTGCCATTCACTGGCGCTCTCCAAAGTATCGGTTGAGTTCGATATCGATGTGGCCGAATCCTGCGTTCATGTGACCTCGCTGTGTCGCTTGAATGGACGCACCGGGGTTGAAATGGAAGCCCTTACCGCCGTCTCAGTAGCCTGTTTGACGCTTTACGATATGTGCAAAGCGGTCGATAAAGGTATGCGTATTGAGGCCATCCAGCTCGATAGCAAGCAGGGTGGGCTGCGCGGCGACTATCAGCGTATGAGTGCCCAGGCTCCGATTGTTACCGGTGACGGTGTAGCCGGAGAAGTCAGCTTGGGCGAGCGCTGCCCTTCACCCTGTGTGCGGGTTAAGTTTTTAGCCGAACTACGCGAGCGGGTAGGCGAGAGTGAGGCCGTCGTGAGTCTTGATCAACTGGCTAGCCGCGACATTAGCGGATTAAAAGCCGCGCTGGCCGAGCAGGATAGTCGCTTTAAACAGCTTACCGACCAGCGTACGCTGTGTGCGATTAACCAGGTCATGGCCAATGACGAGGCTTTAGTGACCGATGATGACGAAGTGGCGTTTTTCCCGCCAGTAACAGGGGGGTGA
- the moaE gene encoding molybdopterin synthase catalytic subunit MoaE, giving the protein MDNKLDIKVVIQADPFSMAYGYDDALAGRSDIGAVVSFTGLVRDFNETPDVTGLTLEHYPGMTERTLTEIGEQAWQRWSLQAVRIIHRVGYLGPGDPIVRVLVASAHRREAFEACDFIMDFLKTQAPFWKKEHSTQGEYWVKERHSDQQDAARWE; this is encoded by the coding sequence GTGGATAATAAGCTGGATATTAAAGTAGTCATTCAAGCAGACCCGTTCTCAATGGCCTACGGCTATGACGATGCCTTGGCGGGGCGCAGCGATATTGGCGCAGTGGTGAGTTTTACCGGCCTTGTGCGTGATTTTAATGAAACGCCGGACGTCACAGGGTTAACGCTGGAGCACTACCCGGGCATGACCGAACGTACGCTGACGGAGATTGGTGAGCAGGCCTGGCAGCGCTGGTCGCTCCAGGCGGTACGAATCATTCACCGCGTCGGTTACCTGGGGCCCGGCGATCCGATTGTGCGCGTGCTGGTGGCTAGCGCGCATCGGCGTGAAGCGTTTGAAGCCTGCGATTTTATTATGGATTTTCTGAAAACCCAGGCGCCTTTCTGGAAGAAAGAGCACTCTACCCAGGGCGAGTATTGGGTCAAAGAGCGCCACTCCGACCAACAGGATGCCGCGCGGTGGGAATGA
- a CDS encoding ribonuclease J, with product MNLTLYGYDEHWIAVDCGMMIRQDLPNSPLQVPNLDTPKALGIVPKALFITHGHEDHIGAVAWLWPMWNCPIYATPLAAGLLRLKFAEHQLSSAAIHVIEPGEALESGPFTLRYLLLTHSIPESCALIMMAGGYRVLHTGDWKLDPEPIIGTPISAAQFKALAPVDLVVGDSTNAPMPGHSGSEGDVARALAKTLSNCQGRVVVSCFASNLARVLAIGRAAHQCGRRISLMGRSMERMVSVARGLGYMDDLPPLVPNHDLGYLPPDEVVIIATGSQGEPRAALQRLAQGRHPFVDLQPGDNVIFSAKAIPGNERPIEQLKKRLAHLGVSIYDEVNHPELHATGHPAEDELIKLYQWVRPKHLMPVHGEVRHQQAHQAIAQQLGVSAPLAPVNGDLIFFDSHGLRCEARYPQPPCIVSQNSVVPHPGLEVNDASKARRGSLYLALPVTATETGWARIGRLMLDASGASPLDEDSFSDWLDDQLDEIAAETLADLRQALQPRLVHWLAEHMQHLPDVHLQIMAAEMPEQPILKNAANR from the coding sequence ATGAATCTAACGCTATACGGCTATGACGAGCACTGGATAGCCGTGGACTGCGGCATGATGATCCGCCAGGATCTTCCCAACTCGCCGCTGCAGGTACCCAATCTCGATACGCCGAAAGCACTAGGGATCGTGCCCAAAGCGCTATTTATCACCCATGGCCACGAAGACCACATTGGTGCGGTCGCCTGGCTCTGGCCAATGTGGAACTGCCCCATTTATGCCACCCCACTGGCAGCCGGACTGTTGCGGCTAAAATTTGCCGAGCATCAGCTTAGCAGCGCAGCAATCCATGTTATTGAACCTGGCGAGGCGTTGGAAAGCGGGCCATTTACGCTGCGCTATCTGCTTTTAACCCACTCGATTCCCGAAAGCTGTGCGCTGATCATGATGGCCGGAGGCTATCGCGTTCTACATACCGGCGACTGGAAACTCGATCCTGAACCGATCATCGGCACGCCGATAAGCGCGGCCCAGTTCAAGGCGCTTGCGCCAGTTGATTTAGTGGTGGGCGATTCTACTAACGCCCCCATGCCCGGGCACTCAGGCAGCGAGGGGGACGTCGCCCGGGCGCTGGCAAAAACTCTCAGCAACTGCCAGGGCCGCGTAGTGGTCTCCTGCTTTGCCAGCAATCTTGCCCGGGTGTTAGCGATAGGGCGCGCAGCCCATCAATGTGGCCGCCGCATCAGCTTGATGGGCCGTTCTATGGAGCGCATGGTCAGCGTTGCACGTGGGCTTGGCTATATGGATGATTTACCGCCGCTGGTGCCCAATCATGACTTAGGTTACCTCCCCCCGGATGAAGTGGTGATTATCGCCACCGGCAGCCAGGGTGAACCCCGCGCTGCACTACAGCGTCTAGCTCAGGGGCGGCACCCTTTTGTGGATCTTCAGCCGGGCGATAACGTCATCTTTTCGGCTAAAGCCATCCCCGGCAATGAGCGCCCCATTGAGCAGCTTAAAAAGCGCTTGGCGCACTTAGGTGTCAGCATCTATGACGAGGTTAATCATCCTGAGTTGCATGCCACCGGGCATCCAGCTGAGGATGAGCTCATCAAGCTTTACCAGTGGGTAAGACCCAAGCATCTTATGCCAGTGCATGGCGAAGTGCGCCACCAGCAGGCTCATCAGGCAATTGCCCAACAGCTGGGCGTTAGCGCGCCGCTAGCGCCGGTGAATGGTGATCTAATTTTCTTCGATAGCCACGGGCTGCGCTGTGAGGCGCGCTATCCGCAGCCGCCCTGCATTGTCAGTCAAAACAGTGTGGTACCCCACCCTGGCCTCGAGGTAAACGACGCCAGCAAGGCCCGTCGCGGCAGCTTATACTTAGCGCTGCCGGTGACGGCTACTGAGACAGGATGGGCGCGTATTGGTCGCTTGATGCTGGATGCCTCGGGGGCCAGCCCGCTGGATGAAGATAGCTTTAGCGATTGGCTGGACGATCAGCTTGATGAGATTGCTGCAGAGACGCTTGCCGACTTGCGCCAGGCATTGCAGCCCCGCTTGGTTCACTGGTTAGCGGAGCATATGCAGCACCTGCCCGACGTGCACCTACAGATTATGGCCGCCGAAATGCCCGAACAACCCATCTTGAAAAATGCGGCTAATCGCTAG
- the purU gene encoding formyltetrahydrofolate deformylase, translated as MSHYYRLVVSCPDRVGIVARVSNFIAQQGGSITEASQHSDLETGCFFMRYEILADSVGMSVEALRAAFEPVASEFNMQWSLVDTQQRRRVVLMVSRESHCLVDLLYRWQAGELDCDIVGVISNHDDMRSLTEWYGIPYHHVPVDPDNKQASFAKVQAEIDSARADCVVLARYMQILPPELCARYAGRVINIHHSFLPSFAGAKPYHQAYQRGVKLIGATCHYVTEELDAGPIIEQDIHRVSHCHTPTDLVRFGRDVEKAVLARGLRWHLEDRVLVHGNKTVVFS; from the coding sequence ATGTCTCATTATTATCGTTTAGTGGTTTCCTGTCCTGATCGGGTAGGTATTGTTGCACGGGTTTCAAACTTTATTGCCCAGCAGGGTGGCTCCATCACCGAAGCCAGCCAGCACTCTGATTTAGAAACCGGCTGCTTTTTTATGCGCTATGAAATTCTGGCGGATTCGGTGGGTATGTCGGTGGAAGCACTGCGCGCGGCGTTTGAACCGGTGGCCAGCGAATTCAATATGCAGTGGTCACTGGTGGATACCCAGCAGCGTCGCCGCGTAGTGCTGATGGTGTCGCGGGAGTCACACTGCTTGGTAGATCTACTTTACCGCTGGCAGGCGGGTGAGCTGGATTGCGATATTGTTGGGGTTATCTCCAACCATGACGATATGCGTTCGCTGACCGAGTGGTACGGCATTCCTTACCACCATGTGCCGGTCGACCCCGACAATAAGCAAGCGTCGTTTGCCAAGGTTCAAGCTGAAATCGACAGCGCTCGCGCTGACTGCGTGGTGCTGGCGCGCTATATGCAAATACTGCCCCCCGAGCTGTGCGCGCGCTATGCGGGGCGAGTGATCAATATTCACCACAGCTTTTTGCCCTCTTTTGCCGGGGCTAAGCCTTACCATCAAGCCTACCAGCGTGGCGTTAAACTGATCGGCGCTACCTGTCACTATGTAACCGAGGAACTCGACGCAGGTCCTATCATCGAACAGGATATCCATCGTGTTAGCCACTGCCACACACCCACTGATCTAGTGCGCTTTGGACGTGATGTAGAAAAAGCCGTGCTCGCTCGGGGCTTGCGCTGGCACTTGGAAGATCGCGTGCTGGTGCACGGCAACAAGACAGTGGTATTTAGTTAA
- a CDS encoding energy-coupling factor ABC transporter permease, producing the protein MSFAQSVLAPWALLLTWLLSLGVIAWTLWRRPWQVLIEDTALQHRWLGATLAVMLMWQLRAQAVDWLTLHLVFTVLMTLVFKAPLALISNVLINIAMVVIGRNEWMLLGANVLVTGIVPAAVIGTVWRLVDRRLPDNLMVFLFACGFFGAALATLGGGLAAVVLIIVAGTDPEAIYLAQEYARFLPLLMPSEAFITGMLLSILLVYHPNWVATFNDHRYIDMQ; encoded by the coding sequence ATGTCATTTGCGCAAAGTGTACTAGCGCCCTGGGCGCTGCTGCTCACCTGGCTACTCTCGCTGGGCGTGATAGCGTGGACACTTTGGCGGCGGCCCTGGCAGGTATTGATCGAGGATACCGCGCTTCAGCACCGCTGGTTAGGCGCCACGCTGGCGGTGATGCTTATGTGGCAGCTTCGCGCGCAGGCGGTTGATTGGCTAACGCTGCACCTTGTCTTTACGGTATTGATGACACTGGTTTTTAAAGCGCCGTTAGCGCTGATCAGCAACGTGCTGATCAATATCGCCATGGTGGTGATTGGTCGCAATGAATGGATGTTGTTGGGGGCAAATGTGCTGGTTACCGGGATCGTTCCGGCGGCCGTTATTGGCACGGTATGGCGGCTGGTAGATCGCCGCCTGCCGGATAACTTGATGGTCTTTCTGTTTGCCTGCGGCTTTTTTGGCGCGGCGCTGGCAACGCTAGGGGGAGGTCTGGCGGCGGTAGTGCTGATTATCGTCGCAGGGACTGACCCTGAGGCGATCTACCTTGCCCAGGAGTACGCGCGCTTCCTGCCCTTGTTAATGCCTTCAGAGGCGTTTATTACCGGCATGCTGCTAAGTATTTTATTGGTCTATCACCCTAACTGGGTGGCCACCTTCAATGACCACCGCTATATCGACATGCAATAG
- the lexA gene encoding transcriptional repressor LexA, translating to MSRPLTARQQHVFDFIVKTMGEFGYPPTRAEIAKALGFRSPNAAEEHLRALERKGVIRIIRNTSRGIRLPNQEPQETLDSAVTALPAANVEPLPAGLPVIGEVAAGSPILAAEHIDRYCPLPAEYFTPKADYLLRVRGLSMKDIGILEGDLLAVHRTDRVRDGQIVVARLDDEVTVKRFKRQGHQVTLFAENPDFAPIEIDLRSQSLDIEGVGVGVIRGGNGQALG from the coding sequence ATGTCGCGTCCGCTAACCGCTCGCCAACAGCACGTGTTTGATTTTATCGTTAAGACTATGGGCGAATTTGGCTACCCTCCTACCCGTGCTGAGATTGCCAAAGCACTCGGCTTCCGCTCCCCCAATGCGGCTGAAGAGCACCTGCGCGCGCTGGAACGCAAAGGCGTTATTCGCATTATCCGCAACACGTCTCGAGGCATTCGCCTGCCCAACCAGGAACCTCAAGAGACCCTCGATAGCGCAGTCACCGCGTTACCCGCTGCCAACGTTGAACCCCTGCCCGCTGGCCTGCCAGTGATCGGTGAGGTGGCCGCTGGAAGCCCCATTTTAGCCGCTGAACATATTGATCGTTACTGCCCCCTACCGGCTGAGTACTTCACGCCCAAAGCTGACTACCTGCTGCGTGTGCGCGGGCTTTCCATGAAGGATATTGGCATTTTGGAGGGTGATTTATTGGCGGTTCATCGCACCGACCGAGTGCGCGATGGCCAGATTGTGGTTGCCCGCTTAGACGATGAAGTAACGGTTAAACGCTTCAAACGCCAGGGGCATCAAGTGACGCTGTTTGCAGAGAACCCTGATTTTGCGCCCATTGAAATCGACCTGCGCTCCCAATCCCTCGATATCGAAGGCGTTGGAGTCGGAGTGATTCGAGGCGGTAACGGCCAGGCACTCGGCTAG
- a CDS encoding TetR/AcrR family transcriptional regulator, whose product MAQSDTVTRILDTAEVLFAERGFAETSLRNITSKARVNLAAVNYHFGSKKALIQAVFSRYLDPFTQRFHTALDELEGQHAGRVIPLETLLETMATTVLAVPAERNSLKVFMRLLGLAYSQAQGHLRRYIQQEYGDVFTRFTELVRKATPDLPDAERFWRLHFMLGTVIFTLSGLDALRDIAEKDYHEQVSVRDLVRRLLPVVVAAMNAPLPMTLEEAKPEEGKHANAYAS is encoded by the coding sequence ATGGCTCAATCTGATACGGTGACCCGTATACTCGATACTGCTGAGGTGCTGTTTGCAGAGCGGGGTTTTGCCGAAACTTCGCTGCGCAACATCACTAGCAAAGCGCGCGTTAACCTGGCCGCTGTTAATTACCATTTTGGTTCCAAAAAAGCCCTGATTCAGGCCGTTTTTTCCCGCTATTTGGATCCTTTTACTCAGCGTTTTCATACCGCGCTGGATGAGCTGGAAGGCCAACACGCTGGTCGTGTTATTCCACTTGAAACACTGCTCGAAACCATGGCCACCACCGTTCTTGCGGTACCCGCCGAACGTAATAGCTTAAAAGTGTTCATGCGCTTGCTCGGTCTTGCCTACAGCCAGGCACAGGGGCATCTCAGGCGCTATATCCAGCAAGAGTATGGTGATGTGTTTACCCGCTTCACCGAGCTTGTACGTAAAGCAACGCCGGATCTGCCTGACGCTGAGCGCTTTTGGCGGCTACACTTTATGCTTGGGACGGTAATATTTACCCTTTCTGGCCTCGATGCACTGCGCGATATCGCGGAGAAGGATTACCACGAACAGGTCTCGGTGCGTGATTTGGTCAGACGCTTGCTTCCTGTCGTTGTGGCTGCCATGAATGCGCCGTTACCCATGACCCTTGAAGAAGCCAAACCTGAAGAAGGAAAACATGCGAACGCCTACGCTAGCTGA
- a CDS encoding L,D-transpeptidase: MRTPTLAELPPTENIWLEIDTTQQALRCWRGPKVLHECAISSGAAGSGERNGSGKTPHGWHYVRAAIGGDMPENAVFRGRRWTGETFSPELAKEHPERDWILTRILWLCGLEKGVNRGGQVDSQRRYIYLHGTPYEEPMGVAASHGCIRVRNPDLLYIFSLALPGTPVWLHGGRQSFD; encoded by the coding sequence ATGCGAACGCCTACGCTAGCTGAGCTACCTCCCACTGAGAATATCTGGCTGGAGATTGATACTACCCAACAGGCGCTGCGCTGTTGGCGAGGGCCTAAAGTGCTCCATGAGTGTGCAATCTCCTCCGGTGCTGCTGGAAGCGGGGAGCGCAATGGCAGTGGTAAAACGCCCCACGGCTGGCATTATGTGCGAGCCGCTATTGGTGGAGACATGCCCGAAAATGCGGTGTTTCGCGGTCGTCGCTGGACGGGCGAGACCTTTTCGCCCGAACTCGCCAAAGAGCATCCTGAGCGTGATTGGATTTTGACCCGCATACTGTGGCTGTGTGGCTTGGAAAAAGGCGTGAACCGCGGTGGTCAGGTGGACTCGCAAAGGCGCTATATCTACCTGCACGGGACGCCGTATGAAGAGCCTATGGGAGTAGCTGCGTCCCACGGCTGTATTCGTGTACGCAATCCTGATCTGCTCTATATCTTTTCGTTAGCGTTGCCGGGAACACCTGTTTGGTTGCACGGTGGCCGCCAATCCTTTGATTGA
- the nagZ gene encoding beta-N-acetylhexosaminidase produces MTQPLGPVMLDLEGTKLTAAEKRLLLDPTVGGVILFARNVENGYQVRKLCSDIRRVRADLLLAVDQEGGRVQRIKEGLTRLPAMARIGESYRTTPEEGLALAKDAGWLLGMEMAACGLDLSFAPVLDVESGLSSVIGDRSFSSDPQHVAQLGSAFIQGLHDAGMAAVGKHFPGHGGVAADSHVALPVDDRPLEVIKQHDLVPFTQLAPQLDGVMPAHVIYSAFDTRPAGFSPSWLGMLRESLGFKGCVFSDDLSMAGAHEAGDPKARAQAALAAGCDMLLVCNDRAAALEVMEACQGINSKRPAKLRYSRARPDLDALSALGRWRRTHAKLEALADKPKPSAD; encoded by the coding sequence ATGACTCAACCGTTAGGCCCGGTCATGCTTGACCTTGAAGGCACCAAATTGACGGCTGCAGAAAAGCGCTTGCTGCTAGACCCGACGGTCGGGGGCGTTATTCTGTTTGCCCGCAATGTCGAAAATGGCTATCAGGTTCGCAAGCTCTGCAGCGATATTCGCCGCGTGCGTGCTGATTTACTGCTCGCCGTGGATCAAGAGGGCGGTCGCGTTCAACGCATCAAAGAGGGGTTAACACGCCTGCCAGCCATGGCGCGTATCGGTGAGAGCTACCGCACCACCCCGGAAGAGGGGCTGGCGTTAGCCAAAGATGCCGGCTGGTTGTTAGGTATGGAGATGGCTGCCTGTGGTTTGGATCTGAGCTTCGCCCCGGTATTAGATGTTGAGAGCGGTCTGTCCAGCGTTATCGGCGATCGTAGTTTTAGTAGTGACCCCCAGCACGTGGCGCAACTAGGTAGCGCCTTTATTCAAGGGCTTCATGATGCCGGTATGGCTGCTGTGGGCAAGCACTTTCCCGGCCACGGCGGGGTTGCGGCGGACTCCCACGTTGCCTTGCCAGTAGACGATCGCCCGCTGGAAGTGATTAAACAGCACGATCTTGTGCCCTTTACCCAATTAGCCCCGCAGTTAGATGGGGTCATGCCGGCGCACGTTATTTATAGTGCTTTCGATACGCGCCCAGCAGGATTTTCACCCAGTTGGTTGGGTATGTTGCGGGAATCGCTTGGCTTTAAAGGCTGCGTTTTTTCTGATGATCTGAGTATGGCAGGCGCCCACGAAGCGGGAGACCCCAAAGCGCGTGCCCAGGCAGCGCTGGCAGCTGGGTGCGATATGCTATTGGTTTGTAATGACCGGGCCGCTGCGCTTGAAGTGATGGAAGCATGCCAAGGAATCAATTCTAAACGCCCCGCTAAACTGCGTTATAGCCGAGCACGGCCAGACCTAGACGCGCTGAGTGCACTGGGCCGTTGGCGTCGTACTCATGCTAAGTTGGAAGCGCTAGCGGATAAGCCGAAGCCCAGCGCTGATTAA
- a CDS encoding hypoxanthine-guanine phosphoribosyltransferase: protein MSKLDKEALESLDSMRELMDNADCLISQQEVERALDRMAEEITRDLGDKLPVFYCVMNGGLITTGHLLTRLGFPLEVDYLHATRYRNELRGGELFWRVSPEVPMAGRHVVIVDDILDEGATLAAILAYCEEAQAASVTTAVLVDKQHNRKAVPGLKADYCSLEVADRYVFGFGMDYKGYWRNAPGIFAPKGM, encoded by the coding sequence ATGTCAAAGTTGGATAAAGAAGCATTAGAGTCGCTGGACTCGATGCGCGAGCTGATGGATAACGCCGACTGCCTAATTTCTCAGCAAGAGGTAGAGAGGGCGCTGGATCGTATGGCGGAAGAGATTACTCGGGATTTAGGCGATAAACTGCCGGTTTTTTACTGCGTAATGAATGGTGGCTTGATTACCACCGGTCATCTGCTTACCCGCTTGGGCTTTCCGCTGGAAGTGGATTATCTGCATGCCACTCGCTACCGTAACGAGCTGCGCGGAGGCGAGCTGTTTTGGCGCGTTTCACCTGAAGTGCCCATGGCGGGCCGTCACGTAGTGATTGTTGACGATATCCTGGACGAGGGTGCGACCCTGGCGGCTATTTTGGCATACTGCGAAGAAGCTCAGGCCGCCAGCGTCACCACAGCGGTACTGGTGGATAAACAGCACAACCGCAAAGCCGTGCCCGGTTTGAAAGCTGACTACTGCAGCCTTGAAGTCGCTGACCGCTACGTGTTTGGCTTTGGTATGGATTACAAAGGCTACTGGCGCAACGCACCGGGGATTTTTGCCCCCAAAGGCATGTAA
- the ppsR gene encoding posphoenolpyruvate synthetase regulatory kinase/phosphorylase PpsR, with translation MKRTAFFISDGTGITAESLGRSLLAQFSDVEIDMQTKPYIDTLEKAQALAAIIESTANRDGHRPIIIDTIVDQQIRDVIRQASGFKVDIFSTFLEPLEQELETHSSYSVGRTHSIGSDDVYMDRIHSVHFALDNDDGARTHQYDKADIILVGVSRCGKTPTSLYLALQFGIRAANYPLTEDDLDEDGMLKLPKALVPHRQKLFGLTIDARRLSAIRNERRPNSRYSSMDQCLQEVEQAESLYRTMHIPYIDATRFSVEEISTRMIAETGLARRFSPR, from the coding sequence ATGAAACGTACGGCTTTTTTTATTTCAGATGGTACCGGCATCACGGCGGAAAGTTTAGGACGAAGCTTGCTGGCCCAGTTCAGCGATGTTGAGATTGATATGCAGACCAAGCCCTACATCGATACGTTGGAAAAAGCGCAGGCGTTAGCAGCGATTATTGAGTCGACGGCCAATCGCGATGGTCATCGACCAATCATTATCGACACCATTGTGGATCAGCAAATTCGTGACGTCATTCGTCAGGCATCCGGGTTTAAAGTCGATATTTTTTCAACCTTCCTGGAGCCCTTAGAGCAAGAGCTGGAGACCCACTCTTCCTACAGCGTTGGACGCACTCACTCGATTGGCAGCGATGATGTCTATATGGATCGTATCCACTCCGTCCACTTCGCGCTGGATAATGATGACGGTGCACGCACCCACCAATACGATAAAGCGGATATCATCCTGGTTGGCGTCTCGCGCTGCGGCAAAACCCCTACCTCGCTTTATCTGGCACTGCAGTTTGGCATTCGAGCAGCTAACTATCCGCTGACAGAAGACGATTTAGATGAAGATGGTATGTTGAAGTTACCCAAAGCGCTCGTGCCCCATCGGCAAAAGCTGTTTGGGTTAACCATCGATGCGCGACGCTTATCGGCAATTCGCAATGAAAGACGCCCCAACAGCCGCTATAGCTCAATGGATCAGTGCCTACAAGAAGTGGAACAGGCCGAGTCGCTCTACCGCACCATGCACATTCCGTATATCGATGCGACGCGCTTCTCGGTGGAGGAGATTTCAACGCGGATGATTGCTGAAACAGGCTTAGCGAGGCGTTTTTCGCCCCGCTAA